The nucleotide window TATTAATGTTTATAGATGATTCTCCATAACCATCGGCAATCTGTAAATCTCCTTCAGGCTGTGCCTGCCTTCCGGCAGGTTGAGTTTTCTTTAAGGCATTTGTTTGGGCTATCACAACCGCTTTGGATGTATCCAATACGGCAGTATGCTTATAGCCATCCAAAAAACTTTTAATATCAAATTTCATTGCTTGCCGCTGACGGTCGGTTATTGTTAATATCAAACCGATAAGAATAATCGCCAGCAAGACGAGTACCACCCGCCTTTGATATGGCGCCATCGATTGCATATAAATAACTTATCATTATCGACAAGAAATGTCAAGAAAGCTTAAGTAGAAATGCTTATAAATTTTGGGCTTGTGATTAATGATTCATAAATTTGAACTGTGC belongs to Candidatus Zixiibacteriota bacterium and includes:
- a CDS encoding helix-hairpin-helix domain-containing protein; the encoded protein is MQSMAPYQRRVVLVLLAIILIGLILTITDRQRQAMKFDIKSFLDGYKHTAVLDTSKAVVIAQTNALKKTQPAGRQAQPEGDLQIADGYGESSININTADAGELQMLPGVGPVLAQRIIAFRDSAGAINNADNLLKVKGVGQNKLTKMLRYISFE